The Sinomonas sp. P10A9 genome contains the following window.
GGGATTCCCATGTCTTACACCGCCGCAGATGACCGTTACGACCGGATGGAGTACCGCTTCACGGGCAGGAGCGGGCTCAAGCTCCCCGCGCTGTCCTTGGGCCTCTGGCAGAACTTCGGAACCGACCGGTCAGAGGTGACCCAGCGCGCCATCCTGCAGCGGGCGTTCGACCGCGGCGTGACCCATTTCGACCTCGCCAACAACTACGGCCCCCCGTATGGCCGGGCCGAGGAGAATATGGGCCGCTACCTGCGCGAGGACTTCGCGGCGTACCGCGACGAGCTCATCATCTCGACCAAGGCCGGCTGGGACATGTGGCCCGGTCCGTACGGCCAGGGTGGCGGGTCGCGGAAATACGTGCTCGCGAGCCTCGACCAGTCGCTCAGGCGGCTCGGCCTCGACTACGTGGACATCTTCTACAGCCACCGCTTCGATCCGGATACTCCGGTCGAGGAGACGATGATGGCCCTCGACACGGCCGTCCGCTCGGGGCGTGCGCTGTATGTGGGGATCTCGTCCTACTCGGCTGCGAAGACGCGCGAGGCGGCCGAGATCGCTCGCGACCTCGGGACGCCGCTGCTCATCCACCAGCCGTCCTACTCGATGCTCAACCGGTGGATCGAGGCAGACCTGCTCGACGAACTCGACGCGCAGGGGATGGGGTGTATCGTCTTCACGGCGCTCGCGCAGGGCGTGCTGACCGACCGCTACCTCAACGGGATCCCCGAGGACTCGCGGGCGGCGCGGTCCGGCTCCACGATCAAGTCCGACCACCTCGACGAGCGCACGCTCGCGCACGTTCGGCGGCTCAACGAGATCGCCGAGGCGCGCGGGCAGAAGCTCGCCCAGCTCGCCCTCCAGTGGGCGCTCCGCGATCCTCGCGTCACGTCCGCGGTCATCGGAGCCTCCTCGGTCGAGCAGCTCGACACGAACCTCGACGCGCTCGCGGGCCCGCCTCTCACCGCGGAGGAGCTCAACCTCATCGACCGCGACGCCGTCGAGGCGGGGGTCAACCTCTGGGCGAAGCAGACGGAGGAGTAGGAGGGCGGCTGGCCTGACCTTCTCGTCAGTGCGTGCTCAGGAGACGCTCTCGGCCGGCGCGGGCGACGGGTCACGCGAACCGCCCTCCGTGGCCGAGCGCCGCCCGAGGCGGGATGGCCACCAGAGGGCTCCTGCGACGTCGTAGGCGAGCGCCGGAACAAGCAGGGACCGCACCACCACGGTGTCCAGCAGCACACCGAACGCGACGATGAACGCGATCTGGGCGAGGAACAGGATCGGGATGACGCCGAGAGCTGCGAACGTCGCGGCGAGCACCACGCCAGCGGACGTGATGACGCCGCCGGTCAGGGCGAGCCCGCGCAGGATCCCCGGCCGGGTCCCGTGCGCGAGGGACTCCTCCCGCACACGCGTCATGAGGAAGATGTTGTAGTCCACCCCGAGGGCCACCAGGAACACGAACCCGAACAGCGGCACCGCCGCGTCCGCGCCGGGGAACCCGAACAGATGGTTGAACACGAACGCCGAAACCCCGAGCGCTGCGGCATAGGACACTACGACGCTGCCCACGAGCAGCAATGGCGCGACGATCGAGCGCAGGAGCAGGAGCAGGACCACGAGGATCACTCCGAGCACGAGCGGGACGATCCTGAGCAGGTCGGCCTGAGCGGTGTCGTTCGTGTCGAGCGCGATCGCGGTGACCCCGCCCACAAGGGCCTCCGGATCCGCGGAGTCGAGCGTCGTCCGGAGGGTGCGGACTACGCCTTGCGCCTCGGCCGAGTCAGGCTGGTGAGCGAGTACGCCGTTGATGAGCACCATCCCGTCGCGCACGGCGGCGCTCCCAGCCTGGGCGGCCGACCCGCCAGGGACGGGGCTCCCCGCAGTGGAGGGTTGGGCCGGCGCCCCTGTGTACACCGCGGCGGAGCTGATGCCGGGTGTGTTCCGGACCATCTGCAGGACGGCGTCGGCGCGGTCCTGACGCGCGATGACGACCACGGGGCTGCCCGAGCCGGCGTCGAAGTGTCGAGCGAGCACCTTTTGGCCGGCAGTGGAGTCCGTCGCCGTGAGTACGAGCTGCGTCTGCTCGACCCCGTTGGCCTTGAGCTGCGGCAGCCCGGCCACCCCGAGTGCGAGAAGGATGAGCGCCGCGGCCCACGTGGCCCGCGGGCGCCGCGCTACGAGGGACCCGACGCGGAGCCACAGCCCGCGTACGCCCTCGAGACCGGCCGGGGTGCCGGACCTGGAGCCGGCCCCAGCGCCAGCCAGTCCCCGCACCCCGGCCGGAGCCTTGGCATGCCTCGCTGGCGAGCCCCCGCCGTCGAACGCGGGCCGGAGCGGCCAGAATGCGGCCCGGCCGAACAGCACGAGCAGGGCCGGCAGGAACGTGAGTGCCGAGAGGAGCGAGAACGCAATGCCCATGGCGGCGATCGGCCCGAGGCTCCGGTTCGAGTTCAGGTCGGAGAACAGCAGGCACAGCAGGGCCAGGATCACGGTCGCACCCGAGGCGAGGATCGGCTCGAACGCGGCCCGCCACGCACGGCGCATCGCCGCCCACCGCGACTCCACGGCGTGTAGGGCCTCGCGATAGCGGGCCACAAGCAGCAGCGCGTAGTCGGTCGCGGCGCCGATCACGAGGATCGACAGGATGCCTTGGCTCTGGCCGTTGAGTGTGATCCATCCGGCCCGCGCGAGCCAGTAGATCGCGAGGACCGCACCGCACAGGGCCGCGACCGCGGAGAAGAGGACGAGGAATGGCAGCACGATCGATCGGTACACGAGGGCGAGGATCACGAAGACGGCGCCGACGGCCACGAGGAGCAGGATCCCGTCGATGCCTCCGAACGCGGAGACGAGGTCGGCCGTGAGCGCGGCCGGTCCGGTGACCCACGCGCGCATACCGGCCGGGAGGTCGCGGGTGGCACCGCGCAGCCCCGCGACGACGGTCCGCACGTGCTCGGTGTCCGCGATGGGCACGACGAACTGGGCGGCGCGCCCGTCCCGGGACGGGATCGGCCCGATCACGGCCGACGCAGCGCCAGCCGCAGGTGGGGCGACGCCCTCCACGGAACCGAGGCTGGCTGCGAGGGGGGCAAGGGCAGCCAGGTCGGTCCGGGAGAGCGCGCCGTCATTCTCGACGACGACGAGCGCGGGGATCGCATTCGATGCCGTGAACTTCTCCTGCCAGGCCCTCACCTCCGTTGACTCGGCCTTCGCGGGGAGGAAGGTGGCCTGATCGTTGCTCGAGACGGAGGAGAGCCTGCCGAAGGTGGGCCCGCCCACGCCGCTGAGCACGAACCACACGGCCACGAGCGCGATCGGGAAGAGCCAGCGCAGGTTCCGGCGGAGAGCCGTCACGGGAGGTCCTTTCGAGGGTAGGCGGCCTGTGCGTACGGCGCCCCGGTTTCCGCCGCGGCGGTGATCCGCGAGGCCATGCCGCGGAAGATGACGCCGTGGAACGGGAGCACGGCGAGCCAGTAGAGCCGCCCGGCGAGCCCGTGCGGGACGAAGACCGCGCGCTGGGCATAGGCGCTTCCCTCAGGGCGCGGCTCGACACTCATCTCGAGCCAGGCCCGCCCGGGCACACGCATTTCGGCGCGCAGGCGGAGGAGCCGCCCCGGCTCAAGGGCCTCAACGCGCCACCAGTCGAGGGCCTCACCGAGCTGCAGGCGGTGCGGATTGCGGCGCCCTCGCCTCAGGCCGACCCCGCCTGCGAGCTTGTCAATCCAGCCGCGCACGGCCCATGCGAGTGGGAACGAGTACCAGCCGTTCTCGCCGCCGATCCCCTCGACGACGTCCCAGAGCTGGCTGGGACGGGCCGTGGACGTCTCGGTCCGCAGGTCAGTGAAGACAGTGCCGCCGGACCAATCGGGGTCACTCGGCAACGGATCGCTCGGTGCGTCGAGTGGGGACGAGCTGGCCCACGTCGTCTCGACCTCGCCGCGCGCAATCTTCCCGAGCGCGAGCTCGACGGCTCGCCGGTAGCCGGTGAGTCCGCCCGCGGGTCGCGGTACGAGCTCGTCGATATCGTGCTCGCGCACCACGCAGTCGTTCTGCAGCGACTCGACGAGCGGCACCGCCAGGGAGCGGGGGATCGGCGTGACGAGGTTGACCCACTGGGCCGCGAGCCACGGCGTGAGCACCGGGAGCGCGATGATGAGCGGCGCCCGCAGGCCCGCGGCCCGTGCATAGCCGCGCATCATGTCCGCATAGGTGAGGACGTCCGGGCCGCCGATGTCGAACGCACGGCTCACATGCTGCGGGAGGTCAGCGGCGGCCTCGAGGTAGTGCAGGGCATCGCGCACAGCGATCGGCTGGACCCGGTTGAGCACCCAGCGTGGCGCCGGCATGACGGGAAGGATATCGGTCAGGTGCCGGACCATCTCGAAGCTTGCCGACCCCGAGCCGATCACGAGGCCTGCCTGGAGGATGGCCGTCGGAACCCCCGACTGCCCGAGAATGCGCCCTACTTCCGCGCGGGAGGCGAGGTGGCGGCTGAGACCGCTGCCCGGGTTGAGCCCGCTGAGGTAGACGATGCGCCGCACGCCGGCGTCGTGGGCCGCATGCCCGAGCGTCTCGGCGCACGCGCGCTCGCGGGCGGGGAAGTCCTCCCCGGCGTGCGCCCCCATCGAATGCACAAGGTAGTAGACGACGTCGGCGCCCTGGCACAATGCGGCGGCGGCAGCAGTGTCGTCGAGGCTGCCAGTGACAACCTCGACGTCTTCCCCCCACGGCACGT
Protein-coding sequences here:
- the mgrA gene encoding L-glyceraldehyde 3-phosphate reductase — translated: MSYTAADDRYDRMEYRFTGRSGLKLPALSLGLWQNFGTDRSEVTQRAILQRAFDRGVTHFDLANNYGPPYGRAEENMGRYLREDFAAYRDELIISTKAGWDMWPGPYGQGGGSRKYVLASLDQSLRRLGLDYVDIFYSHRFDPDTPVEETMMALDTAVRSGRALYVGISSYSAAKTREAAEIARDLGTPLLIHQPSYSMLNRWIEADLLDELDAQGMGCIVFTALAQGVLTDRYLNGIPEDSRAARSGSTIKSDHLDERTLAHVRRLNEIAEARGQKLAQLALQWALRDPRVTSAVIGASSVEQLDTNLDALAGPPLTAEELNLIDRDAVEAGVNLWAKQTEE
- a CDS encoding MMPL family transporter; this encodes MTALRRNLRWLFPIALVAVWFVLSGVGGPTFGRLSSVSSNDQATFLPAKAESTEVRAWQEKFTASNAIPALVVVENDGALSRTDLAALAPLAASLGSVEGVAPPAAGAASAVIGPIPSRDGRAAQFVVPIADTEHVRTVVAGLRGATRDLPAGMRAWVTGPAALTADLVSAFGGIDGILLLVAVGAVFVILALVYRSIVLPFLVLFSAVAALCGAVLAIYWLARAGWITLNGQSQGILSILVIGAATDYALLLVARYREALHAVESRWAAMRRAWRAAFEPILASGATVILALLCLLFSDLNSNRSLGPIAAMGIAFSLLSALTFLPALLVLFGRAAFWPLRPAFDGGGSPARHAKAPAGVRGLAGAGAGSRSGTPAGLEGVRGLWLRVGSLVARRPRATWAAALILLALGVAGLPQLKANGVEQTQLVLTATDSTAGQKVLARHFDAGSGSPVVVIARQDRADAVLQMVRNTPGISSAAVYTGAPAQPSTAGSPVPGGSAAQAGSAAVRDGMVLINGVLAHQPDSAEAQGVVRTLRTTLDSADPEALVGGVTAIALDTNDTAQADLLRIVPLVLGVILVVLLLLLRSIVAPLLLVGSVVVSYAAALGVSAFVFNHLFGFPGADAAVPLFGFVFLVALGVDYNIFLMTRVREESLAHGTRPGILRGLALTGGVITSAGVVLAATFAALGVIPILFLAQIAFIVAFGVLLDTVVVRSLLVPALAYDVAGALWWPSRLGRRSATEGGSRDPSPAPAESVS
- a CDS encoding SDR family oxidoreductase; translated protein: MSGLIAVTGATGYIGGRLVPRLLAAGNRVRVLTRDSSKLRDVPWGEDVEVVTGSLDDTAAAAALCQGADVVYYLVHSMGAHAGEDFPARERACAETLGHAAHDAGVRRIVYLSGLNPGSGLSRHLASRAEVGRILGQSGVPTAILQAGLVIGSGSASFEMVRHLTDILPVMPAPRWVLNRVQPIAVRDALHYLEAAADLPQHVSRAFDIGGPDVLTYADMMRGYARAAGLRAPLIIALPVLTPWLAAQWVNLVTPIPRSLAVPLVESLQNDCVVREHDIDELVPRPAGGLTGYRRAVELALGKIARGEVETTWASSSPLDAPSDPLPSDPDWSGGTVFTDLRTETSTARPSQLWDVVEGIGGENGWYSFPLAWAVRGWIDKLAGGVGLRRGRRNPHRLQLGEALDWWRVEALEPGRLLRLRAEMRVPGRAWLEMSVEPRPEGSAYAQRAVFVPHGLAGRLYWLAVLPFHGVIFRGMASRITAAAETGAPYAQAAYPRKDLP